A part of Aegilops tauschii subsp. strangulata cultivar AL8/78 chromosome 2, Aet v6.0, whole genome shotgun sequence genomic DNA contains:
- the LOC109742104 gene encoding uncharacterized protein — MATATTLAGNSARAPVVPSTGDRATEVAPQQSQASTKCTSYHPSPASHTVPVPHPQLEKKMATAATLAGNSARAPVVPSTGDRASSSTERQDAVSTAKDHKRPKRKRSSDRKPWIRCLPDDLVEKMLVHHTMQTDLNNIMASSFFFLRVALLPCPCHNLGGRPRLVATLVQTKRGLLKVAAPDGPRLRWLEPAANMLNKFLHLVFHSRGWVRAVDCRAGTIAVIRDTQGRVVELLRPFQGQKITTLPEAPCHNADELLTGGLVPGEAGAFKFFLLFRGIGQMEQLSLKTFSSVTGLWEVQQMGSAFMLSTTLAPRAVFASGRHYILDHQNMKLLVVDIESHRTDTIALPANQVQNILCDDNNTLAVSRGGELYWVVLDGFFIKFLVLSGSEWVPRWKRMIPDHVPSNTRPVQLGGHAASSGVVLMRCSRQVFAIDVEDGGLVKFKDCPDNSDTFFSFEVIRHVIADHVRRM, encoded by the exons ATGGCGACGGCGACAACCCTCGCCGGCAACTCAGCCCGCGCGCCCGTCGTCCCCAGCACTGGCGATCGAG CCACGGAGGTGGCGCCGCAGCAAAGTCAGGCGAGCACCAAATGTACTTCCTATCACCCGTCCCCGGCGAGCCATACTGTCCCCGTCCCCCATCCGCAGCTGGAGAAGAAGATGGCGACGGCGGCAACCCTCGCCGGCAACTCAGCGCGCGCGCCCGTCGTCCCCAGCACTGGCGATCGAG CATCAAGCAGCACGGAGAGGCAGGATGCAGTTTCGACAG CTAAAGATCACAAAAGGCCCAAGCGCAAACGAAGCTCTGACAGAAAACCCTGGATCCGATGTCTGCCAGATGACCTGGTCGAGAAGATGCTAGTTCATCACACGATGCAGACTGATCTGAATAACATCATGGCATCATCCTTCTTCTTTTTGAGAGTGGCACTCTTGCCCTGTCCCTGCCATAATCTTGGAGGACGGCCTCGACTCGTCGCTACTTTGGTGCAGACTAAGAGAGGCTTGCTTAAAGTCGCTGCTCCAGACGGGCCACGCTTAAGATGGCTGGAGCCCGCGGCCAACATGCTTAACAAGTTCCTTCATCTCGTGTTCCACTCACGTGGATGGGTAAGAGCGGTCGACTGTCGAGCAGGGACAATTGCCGTTATCAGAGACACACAAGGAAGGGTTGTTGAGCTCCTCAGACCGTTCCAGGGTCAGAAGATTACCACACTACCTGAGGCTCCTTGCCACAATGCGGATGAACTACTCACTGGTGGGCTGGTTCCAGGGGAGGCTGGCGCATTCAAGTTCTTCCTTCTGTTCAGAGGCATAGGACAGATGGAGCAGCTGTCTCTGAAGACATTCAGTTCTGTTACAGGACTGTGGGAGGTGCAGCAGATGGGCTCCGCATTTATGCTATCCACAACATTGGCACCCAGGGCTGTGTTTGCATCAGGGAGGCATTATATCCTTGATCATCAGAATATGAAGCTATTAGTTGTGGACATCGAGAGCCATAGGACAG ATACCATTGCGCTCCCTGCAAACCAGGTCCAGAACATACTGTGCGATGATAACAATACACTTGCTGTCTCTAGAGGGGGGGAGCTCTACTGGGTTGTGCTGGATGGATTCTTCATCAAGTTCTTGGTGTTGAGTGGTTCCGAGTGGGTCCCAAGATGGAAGAGGATGATACCGGACCATGTCCCTAGCAACACTCGTCCAGTCCAGCTTGGTGGGCATGCTGCGAGCAGTGGGGTCGTTCTTATGAGGTGCTCCCGCCAGGTTTTCGCCATCGACGTCGAGGACGGCGGTCTGGTAAAGTTCAAGGACTGCCCGGATAATAGCGACACTTTTTTCTCATTCGAGGTGATTCGTCATGTCATTGCCGACCACGTGCGTCGGATGTAA